A window from Marinagarivorans cellulosilyticus encodes these proteins:
- a CDS encoding malectin domain-containing carbohydrate-binding protein, whose product MRKTLPIIAAAVLSAACTGTTTPPGASAGTDSSVAFSSETPSSSSAMSSSSLAMSSASSSAVVLPSSSSEMSSSSVAASSEANNCDALIEEGARNYTGGSPLNCTICHGSPSGTATDGNTPINIIDAPYEHKKDGHSEAELDVFIAKYMSAYLLGANSVPQESEAVAAYLYDAAGWDWCADNTESSSSSSVAVSSSSAPTNDNAKVVYAINVGGTAAATFDGVTYEPAGPLSPQVAGATNGTNTVTANINGTDEDALFQSQRYGNFTFELPVTASEYNITLYFAEEYAEAAGTRLMSAVAENKTIMNNVDLFDTHGRLQAITYSLNDVGVTDGNLTIEFTASANLATLSGILVTSVDGAKGEIVVPPNPCDGTDNFVCLDFEDVQQGDIPSGWSYDGVSPVVDTAKARSGSKALKAQGMDYGSSGYITYPGIPSKHWGRMYYQMGADLQTTNYLHITLVELLPLTSGHAARVVDTNLANNDLSAMKYILNVDANGNEGGLESPTKFSYYDAVDKWVCVEWMVDPDTQKGALWADGELAYNDVLRHPSPNQIPSGSFDQIRIGMRTYKGARNTVWIDDVVVGPTRIGCD is encoded by the coding sequence ATGCGTAAAACCCTCCCGATAATCGCCGCCGCTGTACTCAGCGCTGCGTGTACAGGCACTACAACACCGCCAGGCGCATCTGCTGGCACTGATAGTAGTGTTGCGTTTTCGAGTGAAACCCCAAGCTCCAGCAGCGCAATGTCGTCAAGCTCGCTTGCAATGTCGAGCGCTTCTTCAAGCGCCGTGGTTTTGCCAAGCTCATCGAGTGAAATGAGTAGCTCTTCTGTTGCGGCTTCTAGCGAAGCCAACAACTGTGATGCACTTATCGAGGAAGGTGCACGTAATTACACCGGTGGTTCGCCGCTTAACTGCACAATCTGTCATGGTTCGCCAAGCGGTACTGCTACTGATGGCAATACGCCCATCAATATTATCGATGCGCCATATGAACATAAAAAAGATGGTCACAGCGAAGCAGAACTCGATGTGTTTATTGCGAAGTATATGAGTGCCTATTTGCTGGGGGCAAACTCGGTTCCACAGGAATCGGAAGCTGTTGCAGCTTATTTGTATGATGCAGCAGGTTGGGATTGGTGTGCTGATAACACGGAGTCTTCAAGCTCTTCATCCGTCGCGGTCAGCTCATCGTCTGCCCCGACAAATGATAATGCCAAGGTAGTGTATGCCATTAACGTAGGTGGTACAGCTGCGGCCACTTTCGATGGTGTAACTTATGAACCTGCGGGTCCATTAAGCCCACAAGTGGCTGGCGCAACCAACGGCACTAACACTGTTACCGCAAATATTAACGGTACAGATGAAGATGCCCTTTTCCAATCGCAGCGCTATGGTAACTTCACCTTTGAATTACCTGTAACAGCGAGCGAATACAACATTACCTTATACTTTGCAGAAGAGTATGCAGAAGCGGCTGGAACCCGCTTGATGTCTGCAGTTGCAGAAAACAAAACAATAATGAATAACGTGGACTTATTTGATACCCATGGCCGCTTACAGGCGATTACTTACTCGCTTAATGATGTAGGAGTGACTGACGGCAACCTAACCATTGAATTCACTGCTTCAGCAAACCTTGCTACGTTAAGTGGTATTTTGGTGACCAGTGTTGATGGCGCTAAAGGCGAAATTGTCGTTCCACCTAACCCTTGTGACGGTACCGATAACTTCGTTTGCTTGGACTTTGAAGATGTTCAGCAAGGTGATATTCCCAGTGGCTGGAGCTACGATGGGGTGTCGCCAGTAGTAGATACTGCTAAAGCCCGCAGCGGTTCAAAAGCGCTTAAAGCGCAGGGGATGGATTACGGCAGCTCTGGTTATATCACTTATCCCGGTATTCCAAGTAAGCATTGGGGCCGTATGTATTACCAAATGGGTGCGGATTTACAAACTACCAACTATTTGCACATTACATTGGTTGAGCTATTGCCTCTAACCTCCGGCCATGCGGCTCGCGTTGTTGATACTAACTTAGCTAATAACGATCTATCCGCAATGAAATATATCCTCAATGTCGATGCTAATGGTAATGAAGGCGGGCTTGAATCCCCAACTAAATTTAGCTACTACGACGCGGTAGATAAGTGGGTTTGTGTAGAGTGGATGGTTGATCCAGATACCCAAAAAGGTGCTTTATGGGCTGACGGTGAGTTGGCCTACAACGACGTATTGAGGCATCCAAGCCCCAATCAAATACCTTCAGGCAGCTTCGACCAGATCCGCATCGGTATGCGTACTTATAAAGGTGCTAGGAATACAGTTTGGATTGATGATGTTGTAGTTGGTCCCACTCGTATCGGTTGTGACTAA